One genomic window of Actinoplanes lobatus includes the following:
- a CDS encoding LuxR C-terminal-related transcriptional regulator, which yields MRDQVTTRTTVPIAVDHNLPPRLPTGLVWRGRLVEALDVGVRRAVTLICAGPGWGKTVLTATWATARSLSGPVAWLTLSERHDDPYAFWADLNRSLSAAGVTVTDGSEADPRRAFAEAVAAAEGPVVVVLDDLHEVADPRVLTGLAGLLGATPKRLRFVLLSRREPDLRLHRLRMSGDLTEIRAADLGFSLEEAAELLAQRGWALPPERLAALVRRAEGWGAGLRLAADTANGGEDAVAEYLTREVLEAQPAEVRTFLLRTSLPDRICGELADALTGGVGGHRMLERLVREKLFLEPAGGRWFRYHPMVRAALRHRLGELWPDAPARLHRAAARWHAGQGDALTSLTHAAAAEDWNLLAALVVERGVPLYTSADRPQFLELLGRIPPVLLPTSPEMAVCAVILSFARGELAAVPRRMAHARALAAQRPASPLRAETETALAVLETGAVIRWHGDMPHLAGASTALLAQLSRLTWDEAPSLLQYRAAALNNKGVAWLWTGRLDHADRYLWAAATAARTAGTPYIEVNAFAMLACLAFLQGSPGEAEEHAQTAIALAGRIDAEHRTTAAPAYLARALIETERGREPEAEEALRQGLHALGEVPEVTMSVLAGLVRVRLTLDRGEAAGARTLLAQIRAEAGPPMVAPFADRLIALAGAEIRLALGDAAGVLIRYAGQADLTAAEQVCLARAYLATGNPTAAEPLLARVRGGADRIAAVGAWLLSALAADTQGRSAVASEALARALAAAEPERIRRPFRHYDAHRVLVLAERQQWLTELRGPAGDGVLGEITGEIPMIGTGQASGPLSERELDVLQYLPTVLTAGEIAVHLSISVNTVKAHMRSIYRKLGAGRRREAVVLARQAGLL from the coding sequence ATGCGAGATCAGGTCACCACCCGTACGACCGTTCCGATAGCCGTGGACCACAACCTCCCGCCCCGCCTGCCCACCGGCCTGGTCTGGCGGGGTCGTCTCGTCGAGGCCCTGGATGTGGGGGTCCGCCGGGCCGTCACCCTGATCTGCGCCGGACCGGGCTGGGGCAAGACCGTGCTCACCGCCACCTGGGCGACCGCCCGTTCGCTCTCCGGGCCGGTCGCCTGGCTCACCCTCAGCGAGCGGCACGACGACCCGTACGCCTTCTGGGCCGATCTGAACCGGTCGCTGAGCGCCGCCGGGGTGACCGTCACCGACGGCTCCGAGGCCGACCCGCGCCGGGCCTTCGCCGAGGCGGTGGCCGCGGCCGAGGGGCCGGTCGTGGTGGTGCTCGACGACCTGCACGAGGTCGCCGACCCGCGGGTGCTCACCGGCCTGGCCGGACTACTCGGTGCAACCCCCAAGCGGTTGCGCTTCGTGTTGCTCAGCCGTCGCGAGCCGGATCTGCGCCTGCACCGGCTGCGGATGAGCGGCGACCTCACCGAGATCCGCGCCGCCGACCTCGGTTTCAGCCTGGAGGAGGCCGCCGAGCTGCTGGCCCAGCGTGGCTGGGCGCTGCCGCCGGAGCGGCTCGCGGCGCTGGTCCGCCGCGCCGAGGGCTGGGGCGCCGGCCTGCGGCTGGCCGCCGACACCGCGAACGGCGGCGAGGACGCGGTGGCGGAGTACCTGACCCGGGAGGTGCTGGAGGCCCAGCCCGCCGAGGTCCGGACCTTCCTGCTGCGGACCAGCCTGCCGGACCGGATCTGCGGCGAGCTGGCGGACGCCCTGACCGGGGGTGTCGGCGGCCACCGGATGCTGGAGCGACTGGTCCGGGAGAAGCTGTTCCTGGAACCGGCCGGCGGCCGCTGGTTCCGGTACCACCCGATGGTCCGTGCCGCGCTGCGCCACCGGCTCGGCGAGCTGTGGCCGGACGCGCCCGCCCGGCTGCACCGCGCCGCGGCCCGCTGGCACGCCGGCCAGGGCGACGCGCTGACCTCGCTCACCCACGCGGCGGCCGCCGAGGACTGGAACCTGCTGGCCGCCCTGGTCGTCGAGCGCGGCGTTCCGCTCTACACCTCGGCGGACCGTCCCCAGTTCCTCGAACTGCTCGGCCGCATCCCGCCGGTCCTGCTGCCGACCAGCCCGGAGATGGCGGTCTGCGCGGTCATCCTCTCCTTTGCCCGGGGCGAGCTGGCGGCCGTGCCCCGCCGGATGGCGCACGCCCGCGCACTGGCCGCCCAGCGGCCGGCGTCGCCGCTGCGGGCGGAGACCGAGACAGCGCTCGCCGTGCTGGAGACCGGCGCCGTCATCCGATGGCACGGCGACATGCCGCACCTGGCCGGCGCCTCCACCGCCCTGCTCGCCCAGCTGTCCCGGCTGACCTGGGACGAGGCGCCGTCGCTGTTGCAGTACCGGGCCGCGGCGCTGAACAACAAGGGCGTGGCCTGGCTGTGGACCGGCCGCCTCGACCACGCCGACCGGTACCTGTGGGCGGCGGCCACCGCGGCCCGGACCGCCGGCACGCCGTACATCGAGGTCAACGCGTTCGCGATGCTGGCCTGCCTGGCGTTTTTGCAGGGCTCGCCCGGCGAGGCCGAGGAACACGCCCAGACGGCGATCGCCCTGGCCGGCCGCATCGACGCGGAGCACCGGACCACGGCCGCGCCGGCCTACCTGGCCCGGGCGCTGATCGAGACGGAGCGGGGCCGCGAGCCGGAGGCCGAGGAGGCGCTGCGGCAGGGACTGCACGCCCTCGGCGAGGTCCCGGAGGTCACCATGTCGGTGCTGGCCGGCCTGGTCCGGGTCCGGCTCACACTGGACCGGGGCGAGGCGGCCGGCGCCCGTACCCTGCTCGCACAGATCCGCGCCGAGGCCGGGCCGCCGATGGTGGCGCCCTTCGCGGACCGGCTGATCGCCCTGGCCGGGGCGGAGATCCGGCTCGCGCTCGGCGACGCCGCCGGCGTCCTGATCCGGTACGCCGGCCAGGCCGACCTGACCGCCGCCGAACAGGTCTGCCTGGCCCGCGCCTACCTCGCCACCGGGAACCCGACCGCCGCCGAACCGCTGCTCGCCCGCGTCCGGGGCGGGGCGGACCGGATCGCCGCGGTCGGCGCCTGGCTGCTGTCCGCCCTCGCCGCCGACACCCAGGGCCGCAGCGCCGTGGCCAGCGAGGCGCTGGCCCGCGCGCTGGCCGCCGCCGAACCGGAGCGGATCCGCCGGCCGTTCCGTCACTACGACGCGCACCGGGTGCTGGTGCTGGCCGAGCGTCAGCAGTGGCTGACCGAGCTGCGCGGCCCGGCCGGCGACGGCGTCCTCGGCGAGATCACCGGTGAGATCCCGATGATCGGCACGGGACAGGCGTCCGGGCCGCTCAGCGAGCGTGAGCTCGACGTCCTGCAGTACCTGCCGACCGTGCTCACGGCCGGGGAGATCGCCGTCCACCTGAGCATCTCGGTCAACACGGTGAAGGCACACATGCGGTCCATCTACCGCAAGCTGGGCGCCGGCCGTCGCCGTGAGGCGGTGGTG